A window of Corallococcus macrosporus DSM 14697 contains these coding sequences:
- a CDS encoding BlaI/MecI/CopY family transcriptional regulator, giving the protein MKKPVGEQELLVLRYVAEHGPATVGEVAERFGEAQGLARSTILTVMERLRLKGYLTRRKVEGVFQYASPVPAAELLRDVVGDFVQRSLSGSVSPFAAYLSEAEDVSDEELAQLQDVVARLRSQKRKG; this is encoded by the coding sequence ATGAAGAAGCCGGTGGGAGAGCAGGAGCTGTTGGTGCTGCGGTACGTGGCGGAGCACGGCCCGGCGACCGTGGGTGAGGTGGCCGAGCGCTTTGGCGAGGCCCAGGGGCTGGCGCGCTCCACCATCCTCACGGTGATGGAGCGCCTGCGGCTGAAGGGCTACCTGACGCGGCGCAAGGTGGAGGGCGTGTTCCAGTACGCCTCGCCGGTGCCGGCCGCCGAATTGCTCAGGGACGTGGTGGGCGACTTCGTGCAGCGCTCGCTGTCGGGCTCGGTGTCACCGTTCGCCGCGTACCTGTCCGAGGCCGAGGATGTGTCCGACGAGGAGCTGGCGCAGCTCCAGGACGTCGTGGCGCGGCTGCGCTCGCAGAAGCGGAAGGGGTAG
- a CDS encoding anti-sigma factor family protein, with the protein MAGNPACERFVPLLSPYVDGELSSGERVNVERHLSACRDCTGRAADLRAESGLLRVGLDMALDDVDFKDFTQRVMARVTPDKPPLMERLKLAVSEMFLYQRTAMISSLATAAVLVLVGVPLLTGDKAPEGYAAERMTVKSIQPYRNAEVAPVVMETDNGGTIIWLVDEDSDVLAPGAEKGERQDPTGVGQPDASGRNVPARPAPDAPRPSGGSL; encoded by the coding sequence ATGGCCGGAAATCCCGCGTGTGAGCGTTTCGTACCGCTGTTGTCCCCGTACGTCGACGGAGAGCTGAGCTCCGGCGAGCGCGTCAACGTGGAGCGTCACCTGTCTGCCTGCCGGGACTGCACCGGGCGGGCGGCGGACCTGCGCGCCGAGTCCGGCCTGCTGCGGGTGGGCCTGGACATGGCCCTGGACGACGTGGACTTCAAGGACTTCACCCAGCGCGTCATGGCGCGGGTGACGCCGGACAAGCCGCCCCTCATGGAGCGGCTGAAGCTGGCAGTGTCCGAAATGTTCCTCTACCAGCGCACCGCGATGATTTCGTCGCTGGCCACCGCGGCCGTGCTGGTACTGGTGGGGGTGCCCCTCCTGACGGGTGACAAGGCGCCGGAGGGGTACGCCGCCGAGCGCATGACGGTGAAGTCCATCCAGCCCTACCGCAACGCCGAGGTGGCGCCGGTGGTGATGGAGACGGACAATGGGGGCACCATCATCTGGCTGGTGGACGAGGACTCGGACGTCCTGGCCCCCGGCGCGGAGAAGGGTGAGCGGCAGGACCCAACCGGCGTCGGCCAGCCGGACGCAAGCGGGCGCAACGTGCCCGCGCGCCCGGCCCCTGACGCCCCCAGGCCGTCGGGAGGTTCCTTGTGA
- a CDS encoding alpha/beta hydrolase, whose translation MDPLKTAPFELGRGEDACLLLHGFTGSPWDVRPLGESLAARGLRVVAPRLPGHGTTPQALLEVTWRDWLTAAEQALHALRGHRSVFVAGLSMGALLALELAARHPEAVRALTLVAPAVRFRGPRMFLVRQLARTPVLEWTHPWVAKTGTDISDPEALAQAPVLPAFPVARLRDLCALQALAIRDAARVRCPTLVAVAEQDHVVDPEGGRWLARRLGAAPSVRVLSLRQGFHVIPRDTAGPLLAAEVGDFLAQQRSASWWEAASPAAGA comes from the coding sequence ATGGACCCGCTGAAGACGGCGCCCTTCGAGCTGGGCCGGGGCGAGGACGCGTGCCTGCTCCTGCACGGCTTCACGGGGAGCCCCTGGGACGTGCGTCCCCTGGGCGAGTCCCTGGCGGCCCGGGGCCTGCGCGTGGTGGCGCCGCGCCTGCCCGGACATGGCACCACCCCCCAGGCCCTGCTGGAGGTCACCTGGCGTGACTGGCTGACCGCGGCGGAGCAGGCCCTGCACGCGCTGCGGGGGCACCGGAGCGTGTTCGTGGCGGGCCTGTCCATGGGCGCGCTGCTGGCGCTCGAGCTGGCCGCGCGGCACCCGGAGGCGGTGCGCGCGCTGACGCTGGTGGCGCCGGCGGTGCGCTTCCGCGGGCCGCGCATGTTCCTGGTCCGGCAGCTCGCGCGCACGCCCGTGCTGGAGTGGACCCACCCGTGGGTGGCGAAGACGGGCACGGACATCTCGGACCCGGAGGCGCTGGCCCAGGCGCCGGTGCTGCCCGCCTTCCCCGTGGCGCGGCTGCGGGACTTGTGCGCGCTCCAGGCGCTGGCCATCCGGGACGCGGCGCGCGTGCGCTGCCCCACCCTGGTGGCGGTGGCGGAGCAGGACCACGTGGTGGACCCGGAGGGCGGGCGGTGGCTCGCACGCCGCCTCGGCGCGGCCCCGTCGGTGCGCGTCCTGTCGCTGCGGCAGGGCTTCCACGTCATCCCCCGGGACACGGCGGGGCCGCTGCTGGCGGCGGAGGTGGGCGACTTCCTGGCGCAGCAGCGGAGCGCCTCGTGGTGGGAGGCCGCGTCCCCCGCCGCCGGCGCCTGA
- a CDS encoding DUF3467 domain-containing protein, whose product MADTSKPPDMQLQIQMDDDVANGQYVNMALVNHSDTEFTLDFIYVQPQQPKARVRSRIITNPKHMKRLVAAMQDNIQRYEAKFGPIAIPEEDGGMH is encoded by the coding sequence ATGGCGGACACTTCGAAGCCCCCGGACATGCAGTTGCAGATTCAGATGGACGATGACGTGGCCAATGGTCAGTACGTCAACATGGCCCTGGTGAACCACTCCGACACCGAGTTCACCCTGGACTTCATCTATGTCCAGCCCCAGCAGCCCAAGGCCCGGGTGCGCTCGCGCATCATCACCAACCCCAAGCACATGAAGCGCCTGGTGGCGGCCATGCAGGACAACATCCAGCGCTACGAGGCGAAGTTCGGCCCCATCGCGATTCCCGAGGAAGACGGCGGCATGCACTGA
- a CDS encoding RNA polymerase sigma factor: protein MATDDLTLVKRVRSGDQRAFKLLVERYQRKVYAVALGMLKDKEEAMDVSQEAFVKVYKYLDHFKGDSSFYTWLYRITVNICIDVIRKRGGGGEAVEFDESQAVDLSEARIGALGSRLGTNPQKSALRRELAEKIQEALATVPEKHRAILLLREIEGMSYDDLARTLDIPKGTVMSRLFHARAKVQKILSEYLELDEAKSGVGSE from the coding sequence TTGGCAACCGACGACCTCACTCTCGTCAAGCGCGTCCGGAGCGGCGACCAGCGCGCTTTCAAACTCCTCGTCGAGCGTTACCAGCGCAAGGTGTACGCCGTTGCCCTGGGCATGCTGAAGGACAAGGAGGAAGCGATGGACGTCTCCCAGGAGGCGTTCGTCAAGGTCTACAAGTACCTGGACCACTTCAAGGGCGACTCGTCCTTCTACACCTGGCTCTACCGCATCACCGTCAACATCTGCATCGACGTCATCCGCAAGCGTGGCGGGGGCGGCGAGGCCGTGGAGTTCGACGAGAGCCAGGCCGTGGACCTGTCCGAGGCCCGCATCGGCGCCCTGGGCAGCCGGCTGGGCACCAACCCCCAGAAGAGCGCCCTGCGCCGCGAGCTGGCGGAGAAGATCCAGGAGGCCCTGGCCACGGTGCCGGAGAAGCACCGCGCCATCCTCCTGCTGCGGGAAATCGAGGGCATGTCCTACGACGACCTGGCTCGCACCCTGGACATTCCCAAGGGCACGGTGATGAGCCGGCTGTTCCATGCCCGGGCCAAGGTCCAGAAAATCCTCAGTGAATACCTGGAGTTGGACGAAGCGAAGAGCGGCGTGGGCAGTGAGTGA
- a CDS encoding phospholipase D-like domain-containing protein — protein sequence MRRIISPGRNCWTVEEASDAGVLVDARAYYRELYRAAQKARGYIAITGWQFDSDVALLRGEDLGEARGEARLLPMLDELCRANPELRVYVLAWDFSLLLAMEREWMQRLIFNWTANGQVHFRFDASSPLYGAHHQKLVVIDGAVAFTGGMDVCDCRWDDRDHPVRSELRCDSGRDPHGPYHDVQSVLTGPVVDRLAELFEARWAHSGGGELRLPKVSRDDVDFTPSLPAPPGPVAISRTFGKTLLPPQPAVQEVAALYLDAIDAAERFIYIENQYFSSRAIFQALVKRMRAAGRGRLQIVLVLPQQPEALREQLAMGIAQVRLLRALERVAHETGHSFGVYCSAGHDARTGEDVYTYIHSKVMVVDDRFLTLGSANTTNRSLGLDSELNLSWEAEAPNDATQRAIRRVRVSLMAEHAGLEGLAALRLLAAADGGLVDWLDGLAVMGLQRLRAHPMSTVFDQSPLLKSLEPEELIIDPEASVLDESLFEVLHRAEDGLFASGVRLLSRWLVGTGTERPHRAILPCAQDDG from the coding sequence GTGAGACGCATCATCAGTCCCGGGCGGAATTGCTGGACGGTGGAGGAGGCGAGCGACGCGGGCGTGCTGGTGGACGCGCGCGCCTACTACCGCGAGCTGTACCGGGCCGCGCAGAAGGCCCGCGGATACATCGCGATTACGGGCTGGCAGTTCGACAGCGACGTGGCCCTGCTCCGGGGCGAGGACCTGGGCGAGGCGCGCGGCGAGGCGCGGCTGCTCCCGATGCTGGACGAGCTGTGCCGGGCCAACCCGGAGCTGCGCGTCTACGTGCTGGCGTGGGACTTCAGCCTGCTGCTCGCCATGGAGCGCGAGTGGATGCAGCGGCTCATCTTCAACTGGACGGCGAACGGGCAGGTGCACTTCCGCTTCGACGCCTCCAGTCCGCTGTATGGCGCGCACCACCAGAAGCTGGTCGTCATTGACGGCGCGGTGGCCTTCACCGGCGGCATGGATGTCTGTGATTGCCGGTGGGATGACCGCGACCACCCGGTGCGCTCGGAGCTGCGCTGTGACAGCGGGAGGGACCCGCACGGCCCCTACCATGACGTGCAGTCGGTGTTGACGGGGCCGGTGGTGGACCGCCTGGCGGAGCTGTTCGAGGCGCGCTGGGCGCACTCGGGCGGCGGCGAGCTGCGGCTGCCCAAGGTGTCCCGGGACGACGTGGACTTCACGCCCAGCCTGCCGGCGCCGCCGGGGCCGGTGGCCATCAGCCGCACCTTCGGCAAGACGCTCCTGCCGCCGCAGCCGGCGGTGCAGGAGGTGGCCGCGCTGTACCTGGACGCCATCGACGCGGCCGAGCGCTTCATCTACATCGAGAACCAGTACTTCTCCTCGCGGGCCATCTTCCAGGCGCTGGTGAAGCGCATGCGGGCCGCGGGGCGGGGGCGGCTCCAGATTGTCCTGGTGTTGCCCCAGCAGCCGGAGGCGCTGCGGGAGCAGCTCGCCATGGGCATTGCCCAGGTGCGGCTCTTGCGCGCGCTGGAGCGCGTGGCGCACGAGACGGGGCACTCCTTTGGCGTGTACTGCTCCGCGGGGCACGACGCGCGCACCGGCGAGGACGTCTACACGTACATCCACTCGAAGGTGATGGTGGTGGATGACCGCTTCCTCACGCTGGGCTCGGCGAACACCACCAACCGCAGCCTCGGGTTGGACTCGGAGCTGAACCTGAGCTGGGAGGCGGAGGCGCCCAATGATGCGACCCAGCGCGCCATCCGCCGCGTCCGCGTGTCGCTGATGGCCGAGCACGCGGGGCTGGAGGGACTGGCGGCCCTGCGCCTGCTGGCGGCGGCGGACGGCGGGCTGGTGGACTGGCTGGACGGCCTGGCCGTCATGGGGCTGCAGCGCCTGCGCGCCCACCCCATGTCGACGGTGTTCGACCAGAGCCCGCTGCTCAAGTCGCTGGAGCCCGAGGAGCTCATCATCGACCCGGAGGCGTCGGTGCTGGACGAGTCCCTCTTCGAGGTGCTCCACCGCGCCGAGGACGGGCTGTTCGCGTCCGGGGTCCGCCTGCTGTCGCGCTGGCTGGTGGGCACGGGCACCGAGCGCCCGCACCGCGCCATCCTCCCCTGCGCGCAGGACGACGGCTAG
- the hemF gene encoding oxygen-dependent coproporphyrinogen oxidase, giving the protein MKTVDVESLKERMTVFIQSLQDDICGGLERLDGSARFREDSWTRPGGGGGRSRVLEDGAVLEKAGVNTSVVYGELEEQFAQKLQGEGRHFWAGGLSLVLHPRNPHVPTVHANYRFIHQGGKAWFGGGADLTPYYLYEEDAAHFHRVHRAACDAHDADYYPRFKAACDKYFYLRHREETRGVGGIFFENMGGDLEKEFAFVRDCGRAFLDAYLPIAERRKATPVTDAQRFWQEVRRGRYVEFNLVYDRGTVFGLETRGRTESILMSLPPQVRWRYDHHPEPGTPEARLVEVLRQPRDWARGG; this is encoded by the coding sequence ATGAAGACGGTGGACGTGGAGAGCCTCAAGGAGCGGATGACGGTCTTCATCCAGTCGCTGCAGGACGACATCTGCGGCGGCCTGGAGCGGCTGGACGGTTCGGCGCGCTTCCGTGAGGACTCCTGGACCCGTCCGGGCGGCGGCGGTGGGCGCAGCCGGGTGCTGGAGGACGGCGCCGTGCTGGAGAAGGCCGGCGTCAACACGTCCGTGGTGTACGGCGAGCTGGAGGAGCAGTTCGCGCAGAAGCTCCAGGGCGAGGGCCGCCACTTCTGGGCGGGGGGCCTGTCCCTGGTGCTGCACCCGCGCAACCCGCACGTGCCCACCGTGCACGCCAACTACCGCTTCATCCACCAGGGCGGGAAGGCGTGGTTCGGCGGCGGCGCGGACCTGACGCCGTACTACCTCTACGAAGAGGACGCGGCGCACTTCCACCGCGTGCACCGGGCCGCCTGCGACGCGCACGACGCGGACTACTACCCGCGCTTCAAGGCCGCGTGTGACAAGTACTTCTACCTGCGCCACCGCGAGGAGACGCGCGGGGTGGGCGGCATCTTCTTCGAGAACATGGGCGGGGACCTGGAGAAGGAGTTCGCCTTCGTCCGGGACTGCGGCCGGGCCTTCCTGGACGCGTACCTGCCCATCGCCGAGCGCCGCAAGGCCACGCCGGTGACGGACGCGCAGCGCTTCTGGCAGGAGGTGCGGCGCGGGCGCTACGTGGAGTTCAACCTCGTCTATGACAGGGGCACCGTCTTCGGCCTGGAGACGCGCGGGCGCACCGAGTCCATCCTCATGTCGCTGCCGCCGCAGGTCCGCTGGCGCTATGACCATCACCCGGAGCCCGGCACGCCGGAGGCCCGGCTGGTGGAGGTGCTGCGCCAGCCGCGAGACTGGGCGAGGGGAGGTTGA
- a CDS encoding Immediate early protein ICP0, producing the protein MPSFRIPAVIDRALRSLEGGGGARRPEGPDTPGPRNPEWGRPAVQPRPNDNFRPQLPPPLHPPVGGQERPPVKPVAELVPPGLEDTPGQEALGQRFASDAALLASHLAPPRVSGSERATRLWAFYTAYAAAAARHPPEPEAREAFREALEGQGFAGLRDTHTGEDGVTRGLWVMEARTPAEARTRAAEVRLEPPPEVRHSEEAAARSAEPSLAQAVGVHTAATLSGVPVPTSRPRDEAPPAEDESRDQDGRRERGTERRLGARMLWNVLHRFRSGPEDGAVAQAQWDRLTLGALLALLGIALGVAALVSL; encoded by the coding sequence ATGCCCTCCTTCCGCATCCCCGCCGTGATTGACCGCGCCCTCCGCTCGCTGGAGGGAGGCGGCGGCGCCAGGCGCCCCGAGGGCCCGGACACGCCGGGGCCCCGGAACCCGGAGTGGGGGCGCCCCGCGGTCCAGCCCCGGCCGAACGACAACTTCCGGCCCCAGCTTCCGCCGCCCCTGCACCCACCCGTGGGGGGCCAGGAGCGGCCTCCGGTGAAGCCGGTGGCGGAGCTGGTGCCGCCCGGCCTGGAGGACACCCCGGGTCAGGAGGCGCTGGGGCAGCGCTTCGCGTCGGACGCGGCGCTGCTGGCCTCGCACCTGGCGCCGCCGCGGGTGTCTGGCTCGGAGCGGGCCACGCGGCTGTGGGCGTTCTACACGGCCTACGCCGCCGCCGCCGCGCGGCACCCGCCGGAGCCCGAGGCGCGCGAGGCCTTCCGCGAGGCCCTGGAGGGACAGGGCTTCGCCGGGCTGCGGGACACGCACACCGGCGAGGACGGCGTGACGCGGGGGCTGTGGGTGATGGAGGCCCGCACCCCCGCCGAAGCCCGCACGCGCGCCGCGGAGGTGCGGCTGGAGCCGCCCCCGGAGGTGCGCCACTCCGAGGAGGCCGCCGCCCGGAGCGCCGAGCCGTCGCTCGCCCAGGCGGTGGGGGTTCATACGGCCGCGACGCTGAGCGGTGTCCCCGTGCCCACCTCAAGGCCGCGCGACGAGGCCCCTCCGGCGGAGGACGAATCGCGGGACCAGGACGGGCGGCGCGAGCGGGGGACGGAGCGCCGGCTGGGGGCGCGGATGCTGTGGAACGTGCTGCACCGGTTCCGCTCGGGCCCGGAGGACGGGGCGGTGGCCCAGGCGCAGTGGGACCGGCTGACCCTGGGCGCACTGCTGGCCCTGCTGGGAATCGCGCTGGGGGTGGCGGCGCTCGTCAGCCTCTAG